The Ascochyta rabiei chromosome 3, complete sequence genome segment GCTGCCGAGTATGGCTTCAAGGATGACGGCAAGACTTACATCCAGCCCCTCGACGATGCTACACACAAGTCTCTCCAGGCCTCCACATCTCTGCCCTCCATCCGCTCGCTTACCGGCAAGACCGTATCTGAGATCACCATTCTGGCACCCTCGGACCCTCTGCCTACCGGTTGCGCTGTGTACACTGTTGGCAGCTCCGCAACAGCGTTCTTGGACGTCAAGGGCCGCATTGAGGTGGACAAGGAGATCACGAAGGCGCAGGACAGGCTCAAGAAGGCGAACGAGACAATcgagaagcagaagaagattaTGGATGCGGGCTGGGAGGAGAAGGTGTCTGATGTTGTGAAGGagcaggagaaggagaagctcAAGGCTGCGGAGATCGAGGGTAAGAACTGGCAGGCTAGTATTGAGCAGTTCGAGAAGCTCAAGCTGTCTGATTAGGGAGGTCTGAGGGAGATAACACACTAGAATCCGCTCGGCAAAAGCACGTCACGTTTTCGTTCATCTGACTTGTTCCCCTCACCGTTGTTGCACCTTCCCTGCCACCCGTCCTGCCCCTTTTCAGAGTCGAAGTGAAGGCAAGTGCTTTGCCTGAACAAATACCTGAACTCTTTTGTCACGTACCACGTAATCATTACCTCGACGCCTTGACGCCGCTCGTGGAGCAGTGAGCAAATATCATGGATCGAGAAGCAACGTCGCTTCCGGAAAAGCTGCGGATATCTCATACTGCAGTTAGCTGACCTGTACACAGCACCCACTTGAACGAATCACGCTCGCCTCTCCTCCGTCTTCCAGCTGACAGGATTTACGAATACGTCCACGAGACAGCTTCGCCGGTCAAGAAGTCAGCGTCCAGATACATCCCGGCCCTGACCTATTTCCCCCTATCGACTGCTGAGCAAGGACAAGGACTGCTGAGTGATCACAGACCCACCAGCCGCCAGTCACGACAGGAAACCACGAACCTGCTTTGCGCTTTGAATGTCTTACGGGGCGGCGCTGCTGATATCATTGCCTTCCTCAAGCGTCTGGGGAGCCCCAAGCACACCGCACCTAAGCCATACTTATCGTCGCCTTGGACGATCTTATGCATCGAAAGAACTCCACGGAGCCTTTCACGTTCGATGTCAGGTTCCAATGTGCACTGTCAACCTGTAGGATGTCGGTGAGCTGAAAAGACTGCACATATGCTGCGGAGTAGTCAATCTCGGCTGCTACACCAGGGAAGAAGTACTGCAGGGGATCAGGTGCGCGGTGAGTTTATGAGGATGTGGATAGCGTGATGAGTCGATTGTGGTGCTTGAGGTGACGCCTTGAGCGGTGCTTTGTTTACGTGGCTGTGGGTAGGTAAACGAATCTATTTTTTTTTATttattttttattttttattttttgGAGCGAAACCGCTTCCTGTGGACTTGCAGTTACATCCGTATCGCGCTTCAACTAAGCGCGATGTGCAGCCATCCAATCTTCTTTTTCGCCGCTCTTCTCACCCATCGTTCTCGTGCAAATAGAAAAGCGTAATCGGCTGACTCTCCTACCAACAATCCCCTTCGACTTCTCTAAACCAAACGATTACCGAATCCACATCATGGCACGGTTATGTTGCCGTCGCTAGTCCTTGTGCTCAGCACTCAATCTACTTTGCCAACTCAACGCAACTCCAGTACGCTGTGCACCTGATTGAACCGCGCTAGACCAAGGACAAGTACGCAGCCAGCTACACTGATGTTGTTCGCTGCGGTCTGGTGTTCGTGTGGTGTCTTGTGCTCTGTCTTGGTGTAGTCTGGCTCCACCATGATCTGACCGCGGCTTGTCGAGGTGGAGAAATGCAGTGGTGTTGGTTGAGGCGCCGACCTTGATTTTTGGTTGCGTCGAGGATCGGAAATCTGTTTCTTGGGATCTTGCCATGCTGTGCTGTAGTAGGAGAGTCGTGGGATCGGGATGGAGAGGTAGTGGGTGATGGAGATGCAGGTGTAGATAGATGGACGATGTTGAAATGCCAGCATGTGGAAAAGCGGTACGTCTTCCCGACTAGCGATATTCGGTCTTCTTGATGGGTTTGGCTGTTGGTATGGAGGTGATACTACAAGGCGAGAGTCTACAGGTACCCAGTAGATAGCAATGCCAGTGTCAGTGTCAGCGTAAGTACCACATACGCATGCACACAGATGAAAGAAAGGTATGCACAGGGTGTTTGTTTGCATGGGGTAGTGAAGGTGCGGTTGTATAAATCAACAGTCGAGAATCTGAAGTGATGATGAGCGGGCCAGAAGCACAGCGAAGCAGAGACAACGAAATTGTCTCTCGAGTAGCGTATGGCCAGAGCAAGCATTGCTGCAGCACTCGATTCCAAGCTATGTACAAAAAGGAGACGGGTGTGGGTATTCGACGCGAAGCAAGAAAGCGCCTCGGAACCGTGCCATGCTATCCAACCAACaagagaaaagaaaagaCGCTCGAATGCAAAATGCAGAAATGAGAAAAACAACAAGAACAAAAAGACCCCTGCCGAAATCCCAGAACCCAACCAGATCGTACGTTTAGAAAAAACAAGCGCCAAGTCGTGATACGTGATACGTGTGTGTGCCTTTTGCCCAGAACCCCGAAGATGATATGCTGCCAAACTCTGATGGAAAAGGAAAAACAATGCAGAACGTGAGGTGTCAAGTGTCAAGTGTCAAGTATCCAACAACTACTCGCTCTCCAGCAGCTGCCGTATCTTGTCGTAGAAACTCGCGGGATACTGGCGGATCTCGTCGTCGGTGGGGGCTGCTTTATTCGGGTCCCTGAAGCGATCGGCGACTCTTTGGATGATCTGGCCCAACAGCTCCTGCGGGATGCGCAGATCATCGCCGCCGTCCGGGAACAGGAAGACGTCGCGCTCATCGAGGAGCTGCGCGACGGTCGGCCGGCGTTTCGCGTCGCGGTTGAGACAGCGCTTGAGGGTTGCCTTGAGGCCGGGCGGGACGCGGACGTCGCCCACGCCGAGGTCCGGGTATTGGATCTCGTACTGGCGATTTACGATGGCGAGGACGCGTGCCATTTGGTTGGCAATGTGCGCGAATGGCGGACGCCCGTAGACCATCTGGTACAGGATACACCCCAAAGACCATACGTCCGAAGGTTTGCCCAGCGCCATGTCTTTGCTCCCATTGCCGTTCGACAGTTGGCCCTGCGCACCGCCCGCGCTGTCCTCGAGGCTCTCCGGGGACATGTAGTTGGGTGTGCCGATGTGGGAATCACGGTGCACGTTGACAGTGTGGTCTGTCTCGATGGCGTTTGCGATGCCGAAGTCGATGAGCTTGAGGCGGCCGGAAACGAGGAGGAAATTTGCGGGTTTGAGATCCGAGTGTACAATGTCGTGCGCGTGAACGGCGCCGACGCATTCGAGCATTTCTTTCCAGTAGAAGCGTGTGAAGGAGAGGTCGAGCTGGCCAGGGGCGGAGGAGTCGGTAGGGTCGAGCTTCATCCGGATGATGCGGGCGAGATCTGATTCACCAATTTCCATGAGCTGGGCGGCGTTAGCCATGTTCCGACAATTGAACGAGGATGCGATGACTTACGACGCTGAGAACTTGCCGTTGCTCGTCCACCTCCCAGTCGTATAGGCGGACTACGCGTTCGACATTCTTCAGCTTCTGGAGCAGGTCGATCTCGCCCTTGTAGCCTCGCACTGCGGCCTCGTCTGCGTCTTCCAGCTTCACCCGCTTCAGGGCCAACAGTTTGAAATTCTCGGCCATGACACGATATACGGCCGAGCTTCCCCCACGACCTATGCGATCCATCTGGGAGTAGTGCTTTCCATTCACGGACAATGTGCTCCTCTTCTTGCGTTCTCTTTGCTTGGTGGCGGTAGCTGCGCCGGCGGCGGCAGTGGCCGTCTCCAGTACTGACATCTTTGGCGGCGGTGGGGGTGCTGGTCTCCGTGGTGTGTTGGCGCTGATTGACTGTAGTGGTATGGGCTTCTCTTGCTGCTGTCTCTGTGCTGGCGATTGGTGTCTCTGGAGTGGTGATTGGTGCTGTGGTGCTGGGTGGTCGTGGCGCTCGTCCCTCACTTTCATGACCGAGTCTGTCATGTTGAGCACCGAGTCGGGCGCATTCGGGTGCTCCATGTTCAGTTTTACGGCGGAGGCGGGGAGGTTCTCCTGGTCCTGCGACGGCGGCTGGTCTTGTTCGCTTTGGGGGGTGCGTCGCAGTCTGCGCATGGGGGCGCCTCGCAGCGGTACGCGCTTGATGCGCAGGCTCGGCGCAGGCGTGACCGAGTCGTGCTGGGCCCTCTCGGGCGTGTTGGAGGCGGATCCGGAGCGCGAGATCTTCAGCTTGGGCTTCCTCTTCTCGGGCGACATGACGTCGTTCTGGGCCAGCAGGGCGGTGGTCAGGGCGCTGAGCTTCATGGGCTGGGGGATCTCGTCGTCGGAGCTGTCGCCAATGTCGATGTTCTGCATCATGGGCGCATTGGCGGAGAAGCCCTGCGACTCGCCCAGCACAGACATGGGCGAGTCTCTGCGCACGCGGGTCGAGGACTGCACGCGCATGCGTCCGTAGGCACCCATGGGCGTGGGGGACGCGGTGGCCATGGTGGAGCGGTGAGTCGAGCGCGTCGCTATGTGGTGGGCGGAGAGGTTGTGTGGCTAGCGAATGTTGGCTGTAGTGTTAGTTGCGCATACATAAGGCCCGGAGGGGAGGCGGCTGTTGGCTGTAGGGATGCTGGCGGTGGGTTGCTTTGGGCGTCGTGGGCGCGCGCGACAGATGTGGAGTTGGTGTGTCGTCGTTGCCCGGGCAATGGCAGCGTAAACAGGGCAGGCTGGTCTGGACTTGTGAACCATTGTCATTCTGCTGCAGTCTGTCTTGAGATATATTTGAATAACACCATCATCTCGTTCTGCACGAGACGTCATTCTCCAGACCAGCCATCAGTCTATTTCGATAGATGAATCTGAATAATACCATCATCTCGTTCTGCACGAGACGTCATTCTCCAGACCAGCCATCAGTCTATTTCGATAGATGAATCTGAATAATACCATCATCTCGTTCTGCACGAGACGTCATTCTCCAGACCAGCCATCAGTCTATTTCGATAGATGAATCTGAATAATACCATCATCTCGTTCTGCACGAGACGTCATTCTCCAGACCAGCCATCAGTCTATTTCGATAGATGAATCTGAATAACACCATCATCTCGTTCTGCACGAGACGTCATTCTCTAGACCAGCCATCAGTCTATTTCGATAGATGAATCTGAATAATACCATCATCTCGTTCTGCACGAGACGTCATTCTCCAGACCAGCCATCAATCTATTTCGATAGATGAATCTGAATAAATATCACCATCTAATTCTGCATAAGACGGTCACTCTTCAACGTACTATACAACCATGAAGCCCCAACCACCGCCAACAACGCTCTCAGCGAACGTCTGGGCGAATGCGCCGCCGTGTTCTTGCGACCCCTCTAACGCCTGCTATGCAACTCGAAGCAATACAAAGGAGTTTAAAGCAATTCAAAGCAATTCGATGCATTCGATGCATTCAACACAATTCGATGCATTCAACGCATTCAACGCATTCAAAGCAATTCGATGCATTCAATGCATCAATGCATCAATGCATCAATGCATCAATCCATCAATGCATCAATCCATCAATCAGAGCTTTGATGATACAGTCGACGAGGCCTCCAGCACAATGGCGATGACGGCGGCAATGTCGTCGGGCTTGCCGCCATGCCAGTTCTCGCCCGGGTAGTACTTCTGCACCTCCTTGGCAAAGGGCCCGTCGCGCCGTGTGTTGAGGCCGGTGTCCTTTGCTTCTTTGGCAATGGCCGTGGCTACCATGGCCTGCAGGGAGTTGCTGTCCGCCCTGCGCCCGGAGTCGGCCTGCAGCAGCTTGGCCAGATCGTGTCCGACCTCGATGGTGCCGTCTCTCTCGACCCAGGCACCGGCGGCGACCATGTGCTTGCTGACTATGCCCAGCGCGTCTTGCGGGCTGAGGTTGTCCCACACGCCGTCCGTGGCAAAGACCAGGACGTCTCCGTGGCGGACTTTGTGGTGCGTGACACTCGACTCCTTGGGCATGTCGGAGAGGGTGGAGGGGCCACCGAAGACGGCCATCTGCACGAGCATGCGGTGGGGGGTCTTGGAGAGCTGATAGGGAGTATTGAAGGCGTGGGTCTGGGGCTGGGTAAAGTGCCGTACTGCATTCAGGCCCAGGTGCATGAAACCAGAATCGCCCAGGTTGGCGACCTCGACGTTGCCGTCTGGCTCGGCGACGGCCAGGCAGGCGGTGCTGCCGCCGCCTTCAATGCTGTCGTCCTCGGTGACCTCGTCGTAGGCCACCTGCAGCAGCTCCCTGGGGTGCAGCTCGGTGGTGTTGAAGCCGTGGGGGAAGGAGCGCGCAGCACAGGCCATGTACTCGCACAGGCCGTGGG includes the following:
- a CDS encoding Dual-specificity kinase; the encoded protein is MATASPTPMGAYGRMRVQSSTRVRRDSPMSVLGESQGFSANAPMMQNIDIGDSSDDEIPQPMKLSALTTALLAQNDVMSPEKRKPKLKISRSGSASNTPERAQHDSVTPAPSLRIKRVPLRGAPMRRLRRTPQSEQDQPPSQDQENLPASAVKLNMEHPNAPDSVLNMTDSVMKVRDERHDHPAPQHQSPLQRHQSPAQRQQQEKPIPLQSISANTPRRPAPPPPPKMSVLETATAAAGAATATKQRERKKRSTLSVNGKHYSQMDRIGRGGSSAVYRVMAENFKLLALKRVKLEDADEAAVRGYKGEIDLLQKLKNVERVVRLYDWEVDEQRQVLSVLMEIGESDLARIIRMKLDPTDSSAPGQLDLSFTRFYWKEMLECVGAVHAHDIVHSDLKPANFLLVSGRLKLIDFGIANAIETDHTVNVHRDSHIGTPNYMSPESLEDSAGGAQGQLSNGNGSKDMALGKPSDVWSLGCILYQMVYGRPPFAHIANQMARVLAIVNRQYEIQYPDLGVGDVRVPPGLKATLKRCLNRDAKRRPTVAQLLDERDVFLFPDGGDDLRIPQELLGQIIQRVADRFRDPNKAAPTDDEIRQYPASFYDKIRQLLESE
- a CDS encoding Protein-serine/threonine phosphatase, yielding MSYAITNAASAARLPSRRAASGLFLFALSAATLLAPAHATRTASLHTPRPSALPTCPLHRDTTPNPAGLRSLHATAPHATSPPLFSYHVAASYSAKQDRFNAQQNLFTNPLHDPTKRHDDWAECKESVDKRKRLRSGQDALFYTQVGDSHTTTFGVADGVGGWVESGLDPADFSHGLCEYMACAARSFPHGFNTTELHPRELLQVAYDEVTEDDSIEGGGSTACLAVAEPDGNVEVANLGDSGFMHLGLNAVRHFTQPQTHAFNTPYQLSKTPHRMLVQMAVFGGPSTLSDMPKESSVTHHKVRHGDVLVFATDGVWDNLSPQDALGIVSKHMVAAGAWVERDGTIEVGHDLAKLLQADSGRRADSNSLQAMVATAIAKEAKDTGLNTRRDGPFAKEVQKYYPGENWHGGKPDDIAAVIAIVLEASSTVSSKL